In a genomic window of Mycolicibacter heraklionensis:
- a CDS encoding superoxide dismutase has product MADYTLPDLDWDYGALEPHISGQINELHHSKHHAAYVSGANSALEKLAEARANDDHGAIFLNEKNLAFHLGGHVNHSIWWKNLSPNGGDKPTGELAAAIDDAFGSFDKFRAQFTAAANGLQGSGWAVLGYDTLGGKLLTFQLYDQQANVPLGIIPLLQVDMWEHAFYLQYKNVKADYVKAFWNVVNWADVQSRFAAATSKTSGLIF; this is encoded by the coding sequence GTGGCCGACTACACCTTGCCGGACTTGGACTGGGATTACGGAGCCCTTGAGCCGCACATCTCGGGTCAGATCAACGAACTGCACCACAGCAAGCACCACGCCGCCTACGTGTCCGGCGCCAACTCCGCACTGGAGAAGCTCGCGGAGGCTCGGGCCAACGACGACCACGGCGCGATCTTCTTGAACGAGAAGAACCTGGCGTTCCACCTCGGCGGACACGTCAACCACTCGATCTGGTGGAAGAACCTGTCCCCCAACGGCGGTGACAAGCCGACGGGCGAACTGGCCGCGGCCATCGACGACGCGTTCGGATCGTTCGACAAGTTCCGTGCGCAGTTCACCGCGGCCGCCAACGGCCTGCAGGGCTCGGGCTGGGCGGTGCTCGGCTACGACACCCTCGGCGGGAAACTGCTGACCTTCCAGCTCTACGACCAGCAGGCCAACGTGCCGCTGGGCATCATCCCGCTGCTGCAGGTCGACATGTGGGAGCACGCCTTCTACCTGCAGTACAAGAACGTCAAGGCGGACTACGTCAAAGCGTTCTGGAACGTCGTCAACTGGGCCGACGTGCAGTCGCGTTTCGCGGCCGCCACCTCGAAGACTTCGGGGCTGATCTTCTAG
- a CDS encoding peptidase — METTGSGRAIEVAPFHSRGELHGFVVFGRWPDSTKEWTQLLSITVRVASMPGLLPTTTVFGTHEELPDNPGPGTVGLLLAEGTVTGESAIAPGYFAGRQPSALLMLHPPSETIPSLPECRGAASGCVLLPGLPYLGLEHRAAWVEAESDGTVTSMVSRVGVDPVSHPDTAILAMLLAA, encoded by the coding sequence ATGGAGACGACAGGGTCCGGCCGGGCGATCGAAGTCGCCCCATTTCACTCCCGCGGCGAGCTGCACGGATTCGTGGTCTTCGGCCGCTGGCCTGATTCGACCAAGGAATGGACCCAGCTGCTCAGCATCACGGTCCGCGTCGCTTCGATGCCCGGGTTGCTGCCCACCACAACGGTGTTCGGCACCCACGAAGAACTCCCCGACAACCCGGGCCCCGGCACGGTCGGATTGCTGCTGGCCGAGGGCACCGTTACCGGTGAGTCGGCGATCGCACCGGGGTATTTCGCCGGCCGTCAGCCCTCCGCGCTGCTGATGCTGCACCCGCCCTCGGAGACCATTCCCTCGCTGCCCGAATGTCGGGGCGCGGCTTCCGGATGCGTACTGCTGCCCGGCCTGCCCTACCTGGGCCTGGAGCACCGGGCGGCCTGGGTCGAAGCCGAATCCGACGGCACCGTCACCTCGATGGTGAGTCGGGTCGGTGTTGACCCGGTCAGCCACCCCGACACCGCGATATTGGCCATGCTGCTTGCCGCATAA
- a CDS encoding TMEM165/GDT1 family protein yields the protein MLAAMLISLGVVFLAELGDKSQLITMTYALRHRWWVVLGGVAIAAFAIHGISVTVGHFLGLTLPARPIAAVAGVAFIGFAAWTWREGTNSAPGEATVREPRFVLFAVVSSVLLAELGDKTMLATVALASDRNWLGVWLGATAGMVLADAVAIAAGTVLHRRLPEHLLHAAAGLLFLACGLWILFDEALGWRPVAITAVAGLVSVASGSALWRASLRCSGQTAGDDSTTR from the coding sequence ATGCTTGCCGCCATGCTGATCAGCCTGGGCGTGGTCTTCCTCGCCGAACTCGGCGACAAATCGCAGCTGATCACCATGACCTACGCGCTGCGGCACCGCTGGTGGGTGGTTCTCGGTGGAGTGGCTATCGCGGCGTTCGCCATCCATGGGATCTCGGTGACGGTGGGGCACTTCCTCGGGCTGACGTTGCCGGCCCGCCCGATCGCCGCCGTCGCCGGCGTCGCCTTCATCGGTTTCGCGGCGTGGACCTGGCGTGAGGGAACCAACTCCGCCCCCGGGGAAGCCACCGTCCGCGAGCCTCGATTCGTGCTGTTCGCGGTGGTGTCCTCGGTGCTGTTGGCCGAGCTCGGCGACAAGACGATGTTGGCGACTGTCGCGCTGGCCAGTGACCGCAACTGGCTGGGCGTGTGGCTCGGTGCGACGGCCGGGATGGTGCTGGCCGACGCGGTCGCGATCGCGGCGGGGACGGTGCTGCACCGTCGGTTGCCCGAACACTTGCTGCATGCCGCGGCCGGACTGCTCTTCCTGGCGTGCGGCCTGTGGATCCTCTTCGATGAGGCGCTGGGCTGGCGGCCGGTGGCCATCACCGCGGTCGCCGGACTGGTTTCGGTGGCATCGGGATCGGCGCTGTGGCGGGCTTCCCTCCGCTGTTCCGGACAGACCGCCGGAGACGATTCCACCACTCGGTAG
- a CDS encoding helix-turn-helix transcriptional regulator encodes MSATFAVRLNRLFDVVYPPGRGPHTSAEVIAALKAEGVTMSAPYLSQLRSGNRTNPSTATMTALANFFRIKPAFFTDDDYYAKLDAELSWLDSIRDAGVRRIATQAVGLSPEAQEDVLARIDELRRKEHLSA; translated from the coding sequence ATGAGCGCGACGTTCGCTGTCCGCTTGAATCGCCTTTTCGATGTGGTCTATCCACCCGGCCGCGGACCGCATACGTCCGCCGAGGTAATCGCGGCACTCAAAGCAGAGGGCGTCACGATGTCGGCCCCCTACCTCTCGCAGTTGCGCTCGGGCAACCGGACGAACCCGTCCACCGCCACCATGACAGCGCTGGCCAACTTCTTCCGGATCAAACCGGCGTTCTTCACCGACGACGACTACTACGCCAAGCTCGACGCCGAGTTGTCGTGGCTGGACAGCATCCGCGACGCCGGGGTGCGGCGCATCGCGACCCAGGCCGTCGGGCTCTCGCCCGAGGCCCAGGAGGACGTCCTGGCCCGCATCGATGAGCTCCGCCGCAAGGAGCACCTCAGCGCCTGA
- a CDS encoding DUF6474 family protein, whose protein sequence is MGLFRKRKSRATRRAEARALKAGAKLEARLAAKGEAKRFKATQRADARALKAQIKSDRNRDRAARKAAESQLKAARDGRILSPARVRRTLVVTRMLAPVIVPLVYRAAMAVRGLIDEQRAAQLGVPVARIGEFSGPAKNTARLSARIAGAEKTLRLVQDRKPKDSETKQFVSAITERLSDLSTAVTAIETMPGDRRRVASASISDQLDGIDADLMARLGLPS, encoded by the coding sequence ATGGGCCTGTTCAGAAAACGCAAGAGCCGCGCGACCCGACGTGCCGAGGCACGGGCGCTGAAGGCCGGCGCCAAACTCGAGGCGCGGCTGGCCGCCAAGGGCGAGGCGAAACGCTTCAAGGCCACCCAGCGCGCGGACGCCCGCGCACTGAAAGCCCAGATCAAGTCGGACCGCAACCGCGACCGCGCCGCGCGCAAGGCCGCCGAAAGCCAACTCAAAGCCGCCCGCGACGGCCGGATCCTCTCGCCCGCCCGCGTCCGCCGGACGCTGGTGGTGACCAGAATGCTGGCGCCTGTCATCGTGCCGCTGGTGTACCGGGCCGCGATGGCTGTGCGCGGCCTGATCGACGAGCAGCGCGCCGCCCAGCTCGGGGTGCCGGTGGCTCGCATCGGCGAGTTCTCCGGACCCGCAAAAAACACCGCCCGGCTCTCGGCGCGGATCGCCGGGGCGGAGAAGACCCTGCGCCTGGTCCAAGACCGCAAGCCCAAGGACTCCGAGACCAAGCAGTTCGTCTCGGCGATCACCGAACGGTTGTCGGACCTGTCGACGGCCGTGACCGCCATCGAGACCATGCCGGGAGATCGTCGCCGAGTCGCCTCCGCCTCGATCAGCGACCAGCTCGATGGGATCGACGCCGATCTGATGGCCCGGCTGGGGCTGCCGTCATGA
- a CDS encoding YcnI family protein yields the protein MRACALAAAITAGFFAGAAPAWAHVHASSPGAVRGGVAMVTFEVPNESPSGSATTELTVTLPDVASARTETKPGWTARLDRDPKSGAVRSVTWTATAGAGIGADQFGLFRIAMRLPDADTVNFPSAQRYADGTEVRWDQTPPPGGGEAEHPVPTLQLGTGPASAAEHHAQHPEPAVSAGPAPEVEPEAGEHHADNPARLLGGAALLVAALAATIALGRRRA from the coding sequence ATGCGCGCGTGCGCGCTGGCCGCGGCGATCACCGCAGGCTTCTTTGCCGGCGCCGCACCAGCCTGGGCGCATGTCCACGCCAGCAGCCCCGGCGCGGTGCGCGGCGGGGTTGCGATGGTCACCTTCGAGGTCCCCAACGAGTCGCCGAGCGGTTCTGCCACAACGGAACTCACGGTGACACTGCCCGACGTGGCCTCGGCTCGCACCGAGACCAAGCCCGGTTGGACGGCACGTCTGGACCGCGACCCCAAGTCCGGGGCGGTGCGCTCGGTGACCTGGACAGCCACCGCCGGAGCCGGCATCGGCGCCGACCAGTTCGGGCTTTTCCGGATCGCGATGAGACTGCCCGATGCCGACACGGTGAACTTCCCGTCGGCACAGCGATACGCCGACGGCACCGAGGTGCGCTGGGACCAGACGCCCCCGCCGGGCGGCGGCGAGGCGGAGCACCCGGTGCCCACACTGCAGCTGGGGACCGGCCCGGCGTCGGCAGCCGAGCACCACGCCCAGCACCCGGAGCCGGCTGTCTCCGCCGGTCCGGCGCCGGAGGTCGAACCCGAGGCCGGCGAGCATCACGCCGACAATCCGGCCCGGCTGCTCGGCGGCGCCGCACTGCTGGTCGCCGCGCTGGCGGCCACGATCGCCCTGGGCAGGCGGCGGGCGTGA
- a CDS encoding copper resistance CopC family protein: MLFAANGVAAAHAVLVSTDPARGAELSRGPERVSATFNEQLQSDFAAMTVVGPDGHLWSTGDTRVDGAVASVAVRPLGPTGTYTVHYRVTSADGHVVSGSWPFQLTVAGNGEPGPAVTDRSDAAPAIPRRYADPQGDLPIWPFVAGAVALVGAGLWLNRPRS; the protein is encoded by the coding sequence ATGCTGTTCGCGGCCAACGGGGTAGCCGCCGCGCATGCGGTGCTGGTGTCGACGGACCCGGCCCGTGGCGCGGAGCTGTCGCGTGGGCCGGAACGCGTCAGCGCCACCTTCAACGAGCAACTTCAGTCCGACTTCGCGGCCATGACGGTAGTGGGTCCCGACGGGCACCTGTGGTCCACCGGGGACACTCGGGTGGACGGCGCGGTCGCCAGCGTCGCGGTGCGTCCGCTGGGACCCACTGGCACCTACACCGTCCACTATCGGGTCACCTCCGCCGACGGGCACGTGGTGTCCGGTTCGTGGCCGTTCCAGCTGACGGTAGCCGGCAACGGGGAGCCGGGCCCGGCTGTCACCGACCGCAGTGACGCGGCACCCGCCATTCCGCGCCGCTACGCCGATCCCCAGGGCGACCTGCCGATTTGGCCCTTCGTTGCCGGCGCGGTGGCGCTCGTCGGGGCCGGTCTGTGGCTCAACCGGCCTCGATCCTGA
- a CDS encoding nucleoid-structuring protein H-NS, with product MTEPQGQPDHESAASPEPVAPAGADLPADPPAPAPPKPPAKKAAAKKAPAKKAAAKKAPAKAAKKAPVKKAPAKSAPAAPAPTPTAPTPPAVAANGSGQLAERAKEAAAQAKSTVDTAPNPLSPSASPVRRSPGPLLAAGILGVFALLLLRRLRRARRG from the coding sequence ATGACCGAACCGCAAGGCCAGCCCGACCACGAGTCCGCCGCTTCGCCCGAACCGGTGGCGCCAGCCGGCGCTGACCTGCCGGCCGACCCGCCGGCCCCGGCGCCGCCGAAGCCTCCCGCGAAGAAGGCCGCCGCCAAGAAGGCACCGGCTAAAAAGGCCGCCGCCAAGAAAGCTCCGGCCAAGGCCGCCAAGAAGGCACCGGTGAAAAAGGCGCCCGCCAAGAGTGCACCCGCGGCGCCTGCCCCGACCCCCACGGCTCCCACCCCGCCCGCGGTCGCCGCCAACGGCTCGGGCCAACTCGCTGAGCGTGCCAAAGAAGCGGCTGCCCAGGCGAAGTCCACGGTGGACACCGCCCCCAACCCGCTGAGCCCGTCAGCGTCACCGGTACGACGTTCGCCCGGCCCGCTGCTGGCCGCCGGAATCCTCGGAGTGTTTGCACTGCTGCTGCTTCGCCGGCTGCGGCGCGCGCGCCGAGGCTGA
- the rraA gene encoding ribonuclease E activity regulator RraA, with the protein MTARFRPTADLVDEVGPDVRSCDVQFRQLGGRTEFAGRISTVRCFQDNALLKSVLSEPGDGGVLVIDGGGSLHTALVGDVIAELARSNGWAGLIVHGAVRDASTLRTLDIGIKALGTNPRKSTKTGAGERDVVVEFGGVAFVPGAIAHSDDDGIVVV; encoded by the coding sequence GTGACCGCGCGCTTCCGGCCGACCGCTGACCTGGTCGACGAGGTCGGCCCGGACGTACGCAGCTGCGACGTTCAGTTCCGCCAGCTCGGCGGCCGCACCGAATTCGCCGGGCGCATCAGCACCGTGCGCTGCTTCCAGGACAACGCACTGCTCAAATCGGTGCTCTCCGAGCCGGGCGACGGCGGGGTGCTGGTGATCGATGGCGGCGGCTCGCTGCACACCGCGCTGGTCGGTGACGTCATCGCCGAGTTGGCCCGCAGCAACGGATGGGCGGGACTGATCGTCCACGGTGCGGTGCGCGACGCCTCGACTCTGCGCACCCTCGACATCGGCATCAAGGCGCTGGGCACCAATCCCCGCAAGAGCACCAAGACCGGCGCCGGCGAGCGCGACGTCGTCGTCGAGTTCGGCGGCGTCGCCTTCGTGCCCGGCGCGATCGCGCACAGCGACGACGACGGCATCGTCGTCGTCTAG
- a CDS encoding YggS family pyridoxal phosphate-dependent enzyme codes for MDATLRTRWEQLRARVDDACRAAGRLPSDVDVLPVSKTFGPELIREAVGLGLHRFGENKVQEIKDKAGPLADCGIDWVMIGHLQTNKAGVVARLAAEVQSLDRPKLAVALDRHLRAENRVIDVLVQVKTSDEPSKYGLDPDQLLPFLDELAGYSTMRVRGLMTLAINTDDPGTVRGCFRRLRVLRDTAAEHGHDLPRLSMGMSGDFALAIAEGATEVRIGTALFGSRPYPDSYYWPERR; via the coding sequence ATGGACGCGACCTTGCGGACGCGCTGGGAGCAGCTCCGCGCGCGCGTCGACGACGCGTGCCGTGCCGCGGGGCGTTTGCCGAGCGATGTCGACGTGCTGCCGGTGAGCAAGACCTTCGGTCCCGAGCTGATCCGAGAAGCGGTCGGCCTGGGCTTGCACCGGTTCGGCGAGAACAAGGTCCAAGAGATCAAGGACAAGGCCGGGCCGCTGGCCGACTGCGGGATCGACTGGGTGATGATCGGGCACCTGCAGACCAACAAAGCCGGCGTGGTGGCGCGGCTGGCCGCCGAGGTGCAGTCCCTGGACCGGCCCAAGCTGGCCGTGGCGCTGGACCGCCACCTGCGCGCCGAGAACCGCGTCATCGACGTGCTGGTACAGGTCAAGACCTCCGACGAGCCCAGCAAGTACGGCCTGGATCCCGACCAACTGCTGCCGTTCCTCGATGAGCTGGCCGGCTACTCGACTATGCGGGTGCGCGGTTTGATGACGCTGGCCATCAACACCGACGATCCCGGCACGGTCCGCGGCTGCTTCCGCCGACTGCGGGTGCTCCGGGACACCGCGGCCGAACACGGCCACGACCTGCCGAGGTTGTCGATGGGGATGAGCGGCGACTTCGCGCTGGCGATCGCCGAGGGCGCCACCGAAGTACGGATCGGGACCGCGCTGTTCGGGTCCCGACCGTACCCCGACTCCTACTATTGGCCGGAGCGCCGCTAG
- a CDS encoding flavin-containing monooxygenase yields the protein MTEHLDVVIVGAGISGISAAWHLQNRCPNKSYVILEGRDNLGGTWDLFKYPGIRSDSDMFTLGFRFKPWRSAHSIAEGADIWNYINEAAVENGIDKHIRYRHRVVAADWSDDENQWTVTVDNNGQQEQITASFVFACSGYYNYEEGYSPEFPGSEDFAGTIVHPQHWPEDLDYAGKKIVVIGSGATAVTLIPALANSGAGHVTMLQRSPTYVGALPLVDPIAVQANRFLPKKAAHFVNRWKAIGFSTFQYQLSRKFPQYMRKTLMTMAKHRLPEGYDVQKHFGPRYNPWDERLCLAPNGDLFKTIRDGKADVVTDTIAKFTKTGILLDSGQELEADIIITATGLNMQLLGGATLSRNGQPIELPKTMTYKGLMFSGVPNAAVSFGYTNASWTLKADLVSEFVCRVLNYMDEHGFDRVEAQHPGDAVEERPFMDFSPGYFRRAMDTLPRSGSEAPWRLKQNYLLDLRLIRYGKVDEKSLQFSKHRAAVSA from the coding sequence ATGACTGAACACCTCGATGTTGTGATCGTCGGCGCCGGCATCTCCGGTATCAGCGCGGCCTGGCACCTGCAGAACCGCTGCCCGAACAAGAGCTACGTCATTCTGGAGGGCCGGGACAACCTCGGCGGCACGTGGGATCTGTTCAAGTACCCGGGCATCCGCTCGGACTCCGACATGTTCACCCTCGGTTTCCGGTTCAAGCCCTGGCGGTCGGCCCACTCGATCGCCGAAGGGGCGGACATCTGGAACTACATCAATGAGGCGGCCGTCGAGAACGGCATCGACAAGCACATCCGCTACCGCCACCGGGTGGTCGCCGCCGATTGGTCCGACGACGAGAACCAGTGGACGGTGACCGTTGACAACAACGGCCAGCAGGAGCAGATCACCGCGTCGTTCGTGTTCGCGTGCAGCGGTTATTACAACTACGAGGAGGGCTATTCGCCGGAGTTCCCGGGCTCGGAGGACTTCGCCGGCACCATCGTCCACCCGCAGCACTGGCCGGAGGATCTGGACTACGCCGGTAAGAAGATCGTGGTGATCGGCAGCGGCGCCACTGCGGTGACACTGATTCCCGCGCTGGCCAACTCCGGGGCCGGGCATGTGACGATGTTGCAGCGCTCGCCGACCTACGTCGGGGCGCTGCCGCTGGTGGACCCCATCGCGGTGCAGGCCAACCGGTTCCTGCCGAAGAAGGCGGCGCACTTCGTCAACCGCTGGAAGGCCATCGGGTTCAGCACCTTCCAGTACCAGTTGTCGCGGAAGTTCCCGCAGTACATGCGCAAGACGCTGATGACGATGGCCAAGCACCGGTTGCCGGAGGGCTATGACGTGCAGAAGCACTTCGGCCCGCGGTACAACCCGTGGGACGAGCGGCTGTGCCTGGCGCCCAACGGTGATCTGTTCAAGACCATCCGCGACGGCAAGGCCGACGTGGTCACCGACACCATCGCGAAGTTCACCAAGACCGGGATCCTGCTGGACTCCGGGCAGGAACTCGAGGCCGACATCATCATCACCGCGACCGGCCTGAACATGCAGCTGTTGGGCGGTGCGACGCTGTCGCGCAACGGCCAGCCCATCGAGCTGCCCAAGACCATGACCTACAAGGGCCTGATGTTCTCCGGCGTGCCCAACGCGGCCGTCAGCTTCGGCTACACCAACGCGTCCTGGACGCTCAAGGCCGACCTGGTCTCGGAGTTCGTCTGCCGGGTGCTCAACTACATGGACGAGCACGGCTTCGACCGGGTCGAGGCCCAGCACCCCGGCGATGCGGTGGAGGAGCGGCCGTTCATGGACTTCAGCCCCGGGTACTTCCGCCGGGCGATGGACACTCTGCCCCGGTCCGGTTCCGAGGCCCCGTGGCGGCTCAAGCAGAACTATCTGCTCGACCTGCGGCTGATCCGGTACGGCAAGGTGGACGAGAAGTCGCTGCAGTTCAGCAAGCACCGCGCCGCGGTGAGCGCCTAG
- a CDS encoding TetR/AcrR family transcriptional regulator, whose product MASPNATRHGRRAARPSGDDRELAILATAERLLEQRPLAEISVDDLAKGAGISRPTFYFYFKSKDAVLLSLLEPLIAAADSEFVGAVQRLPTDPRRIWRSGIKAFFVAFSSHRAIARAGTEALATSPEFKAMWNGFMQRWIQQTAAMITAERERGAAPATIDALDLATSLNQMNERTMMAALVAEQPSVPHEKVVDTLTHVWVSSIYGQAS is encoded by the coding sequence ATGGCCAGCCCAAATGCGACCCGTCATGGGCGCCGTGCAGCGCGGCCGTCCGGCGACGATCGGGAGCTAGCGATCCTGGCCACGGCCGAGCGGCTGCTCGAGCAGCGTCCCCTGGCCGAGATCTCGGTCGACGACCTGGCCAAGGGCGCGGGGATCTCGCGACCCACTTTCTACTTCTATTTCAAGTCCAAGGACGCGGTGCTGCTCTCACTGTTGGAACCGCTGATCGCGGCCGCCGACTCGGAGTTCGTCGGGGCGGTGCAACGGCTGCCCACCGACCCGCGCCGGATCTGGCGCAGCGGCATCAAGGCGTTCTTCGTCGCGTTCAGCTCGCACCGGGCGATCGCCCGGGCCGGCACCGAGGCGCTGGCCACCAGCCCGGAATTCAAAGCGATGTGGAACGGCTTCATGCAGCGATGGATCCAGCAGACCGCCGCGATGATCACCGCCGAACGCGAGCGCGGCGCGGCGCCGGCGACCATCGACGCGCTGGATCTCGCGACGTCGCTGAATCAGATGAACGAACGCACCATGATGGCAGCGCTGGTGGCCGAGCAGCCGTCGGTGCCCCACGAGAAGGTGGTCGACACGCTGACCCACGTCTGGGTCAGCAGCATCTACGGTCAGGCGTCCTGA